The following is a genomic window from Ancylothrix sp. D3o.
CCAGAACTAGAGGATAAAGAAGGTCAAGACTTAGCTGATATCTTTGTGAAAGAGTTTCTGAAATCTACTAAATTTACAGCTAGATTTGTCGCTGAGGGTAAATTACTGAAAGTTCCCTTATTTGAATATGAAATTAGCCAAGATAATCAGCCGAATAAACGCTATAAAATTTTAGTTTGGATTGACAATAAAGCGATTGATCCAGAAATTACCCCAATTTATGATGATTTAATTGCCTCACTCTGGACTCGCCACAAAATTGAATATGTCTACGAACAAGCGCGAGATAGTTATAGTAAAGCCAGAAAAGTTTATAGTGAACTAGAAGATTATATAAAAAAGTTTAAGCAAAATCAACCATTAGAAGAACTGCAAAAAATTCTGGAATCAATGCCAGAACTATCTATAAAGTATCAACGGCAAATGCGAGATTTGCAAGCGCATTATACCACAATCAAAGTAAATCAAATTAACTATCAAAATTATTTAAAAAAATTCTGGCAATCGGGGGATATTTCCACTTGGCAAGAGTTTGGTGAAACTACCTGTAAGCGCTACCTTGATCAGATAGAAACCTATATTAACTACATTCAACCAGGCAAAGAATTAATCAAGGAGTTTATCAATACCTTACGGGGTTTGGTTGAAGTTGAACAAGCAAAGATTGATCGCAGCCTCCAAAAAACCCTCCAAGATAATGAAGCCGCAGAAAAAGAGCGAGATCGTCAATTGCAAACTACTGTAGCTGTTGTTGGTGTAGGAATAGGTGTGGCCGGTGTTACGGCTACAGCATTGCCTTATTACATGAAGCCACCCGATAAACCACAAGAAATCCAATTATATCCCTGGAATTCTCCACCTCATCAAATTACTCAAGCTATTGGTATCAGTCTGGGTGTCGGTTCGTTGCCATTTTTAGGCTGGCTGTTAATTTATGTTGTCGGGCGGGTGTCGAAATTTATCAAAGGCGAATCAGCTTTTCTTGGGTTTTCGCGCAAACCTAAGACAATTAAGCCAGCCGACCGCACTCAACCTTAAACAACAAGGTAACACGACTTAGCCACGTTGAGCTTAGAAACCTGGTTTCTTTGCCTAAGCCCTCGGTAAATTATCTGACAATCACAACAATTAAAAAATAATCTTCTCCCAAAACCGGCATCTAACGTAAAATCCCTAATAGGGACAGAAATACAAAGGAGACACAATGGTTAAACCAGATCAAGTCGAGGCAATGATCAAAGAGCAATTGCCAGACGCACAAATTCAAGTCTATACCAACGACGGAGAACATTACGAAGCAGTAGTAATTTCCGCCCAATTTGAAGGCAAAAACTTAGTGCAACAACACCAAATGGTTTATGCTGCCGTCAGAGAAGCAATGGACAGCAACGCCATTCACGCCTTAGCCTTAAAAACCTATACCCCTGCTTCTTGGGCCGCTGCCGGCCAGCCGGTGTGACACCAAGAGCGATAGACTAATTAACAGTCGGTATTACCATCTCAACCGCCAGCGCTGACTCAACAACTAACGAATTGCAAGCACAACCATGACACCAGAACTCAAAGAACGCCTCGACAACTTAGTAAAAGAGAACAAAATTTTAGTTTTTATGAAGGGTTCCAAACTGATGCCTCAGTGCGGTTTCTCTAATAATGTCGTGCAAATTCTCAATGCAATGGGCGTCCCCTACGAAACCATTGATGTTTTGGCAGATTGGGAAATTCGCCAAGGCATCAAAGAATTCTCCAACTGGCCAACCATTCCCCAAGTTTATATTAATGGGCAGTTTGTGGGGGGCTCCGATATTCTGATCGAGCTTTACCAGAAAGGCGAATTGCAAGAAGTCTTAGAAGTTGCTCTAGCTTCTTAAATGCCGGTCAAAACCAAACTTGAAAAAAGCAAAGTCCCCCGGTGGGGGACTTCGAGCTTTTAGCTACTGATTTTAAGCAATAGCTTAAGGCAATATATTAAAGACTCTTACTGTGGATTGTTAAAAAAAACGTTTTAAAACCAACCTCAAAGCCCCCCTTAAATGGGGGTTAAATGGGGGTGATTCACGAAGCTTTCAGCGCTCAAACAAATCATTACCGCCTAGTTAATAATAACCAGTTTCCGGTTCAGGCTGAGGCTGGAGCATATCAAAGTTTGAGCGGTCGTAGAGATAGCGAACTGCCTCTTCTTCAAGCCTGTTAATGAGATAAGGTTCCAGGGCGTTCGTGTGTCTAAGAGCAGCCACATAGCCATCTAAATACAGCCGCAATTCATCGAAACGATAACCCCGATTCCACTGTTCAACAAGGGCATCGGTAAGCTTTTGGTAATACCGGATGGTCAAAGTATCTTGAAGCATGGTTAAACCTCCTGGCAGATGGGTATGCAAGCACAAATAAGATTGTTTTGGCCGTCGTTGCTGAAATAAGTTGACCAGGTTTTTCTCTTACCGACGTAACAGGGTCAAACATTGTTCTGTGGGGTCACTGGGAAACCAAAGCTTCGGGAGTGGTGGCTCGCAGATACTTGCTGGCTTAGATGGGCCTTTTTAACAATGCGCTCTCCGGTCGAGGATCGGTGTATGGAATCCGTAGTTTAGCAAACCTTCTCTAATTGTGCTGATTATTTTTGCTAATTTCTTCATCTTTAAGGTTGAGACACCGGCTTAAACAAGAGTTGAGGCTATGCTTTTTGGCAGAGTTCTCATTTTTTGGATAGCATCTGTCCACCTTAAATAAAAGATTTTGGCCCTCAACGATTCTTGCTTTGAGCAGACAACTAACCCCCTGATCTAAATAAATCGCGTCTTGGGTTAGCGATCCAGTCTTTTTGGCAAGTTCTCAGGATTCTTAACTTATCGTAACATTCTTTCGCTCCGTCATTTGTATTTGCGGTGAAACCCTCGCAAACGCCCGATTTTTTCGCAAAACTCAACACCGGCCAACGCACCGGCAGTAACAGAGGTTACAAAACCATGACAAATGCTCTGTTAACCTTAAAACCACTTCCCTTAAAGGTACAGTTTTGTGGTATTAATTTCTATTCAAATTGTTGAGGCAAACCCTCATTTACGTTCGCTTTTAGGCTGGCATCTTCAGCAAGTAGGCTATACGGTGCACCAATCAGCCGATATTCGCCATGCCCGCGAGGTATTCTATAACCGGCAGCCAAATTTAGTCATTCTTGACTCAGAATTGCCCGATGGCGACTCTTTAGAGTTTTGCCGGTGGTTGCACGGCCAGCAGCAGTCAATGATCC
Proteins encoded in this region:
- a CDS encoding BolA family protein — protein: MVKPDQVEAMIKEQLPDAQIQVYTNDGEHYEAVVISAQFEGKNLVQQHQMVYAAVREAMDSNAIHALALKTYTPASWAAAGQPV
- the grxD gene encoding Grx4 family monothiol glutaredoxin, producing the protein MTPELKERLDNLVKENKILVFMKGSKLMPQCGFSNNVVQILNAMGVPYETIDVLADWEIRQGIKEFSNWPTIPQVYINGQFVGGSDILIELYQKGELQEVLEVALAS
- a CDS encoding DUF6761 family protein, giving the protein MLQDTLTIRYYQKLTDALVEQWNRGYRFDELRLYLDGYVAALRHTNALEPYLINRLEEEAVRYLYDRSNFDMLQPQPEPETGYY